In a genomic window of Scomber japonicus isolate fScoJap1 chromosome 17, fScoJap1.pri, whole genome shotgun sequence:
- the sprtn gene encoding DNA-dependent metalloprotease SPRTN, producing MDDDFLLAIQLQEQFDAEYESSVFPSNSSGDNDFGHSSKKRRVEVAGGGSSSSDVVPYWKPTPQPERPLSIVDESWETLDPNPDVRAMFLEFNDTFFWGKLSGVEVKWSPRMTLCAGVCSYEGRGGLCSIRLSEPLLKLRPRRDLVQTLLHEMIHALLFVTQNNRDRDGHGPEFCKHMNRINDATGTKISVYHSFHDEVDVYRQHWWRCNGPCQNRKPYFGYVKRAMNRAPSSQDPWWEDHRRTCGGTYTKIKEPEGYGKKGKKNGKSDGKTSEKKPSGTGKPSSTTTGSGSQDIRNIIPFSGKGFSLGGKSTTSSSLFNKPPVPVGKTAPSSSISSPRKPLTPSSPVKGLNTPVGSSLNKPTTGISSTFPSIRPVASGGQKPPIKRSVSNTRVFVSVNGSPVRLPKPHSTLSSSQGADRIKQKSIEGLFNNTGLRKSTSQSSTTDTKRDSLTSPKGTMGATSTSSFFPKQSNNHSSSTSSISKPSPNKSNHSKYPPVIPSKGSPAKPTQSKYFHDSTRDSTPGASGGGQVSRKRPLDDSGGSSSILNFFHKTLNSDSDTSRESVKIEAPAMQQRTATATSSPSTSSSSSSSSVMMVSCPVCQAKVQESKINAHLDSCLS from the exons aTGGATGATGATTTTCTGCTCGCTATCCAGCTTCAGGAGCAGTTTGACGCTGAATATGAGTCGTCAGTATTTCCATCAAACAGCTCTGGGGATAATGACTTCGGACACAGCAGTAAGAAACGAAGAGTGGAGGTAGCAGggggcggcagcagcagcagtgatgttGTCCCCTACTGGAAGCCGACCCCGCAGCCCGAGAGGCCGCTGTCCATCGTGGATGAGTCCTGGGAGACGCTGGACCCCAACCCCGATGTCAGAGCCATGTTCCTGGAGTTCAACGACACGTTCTTCTGGGGGAAACTCAGCGGAGTGGAGGTGAAGTGGAGCCCCAGGATGACACT gtgtgctggtgtgtgttcaTATGAGGGTCGAGGTGGACTGTGTTCGATCAGACTCAGTGAACCTCTGCTGAAGCTCAGACCTCGAAGAGACTTGGTGCAG ACTCTTCTCCATGAAATGATCCACGCGCTCCTGTTTGTGACCCAGAACAACCGAGACCGTGACGGTCATGGACCCGAGTTCTGCAAACACATGAACCGTATCAACGACGCCACTGGGACAAAGATTTCT GTTTACCACAGCTTCCACGATGAGGTGGATGTGTACCGGCAGCACTGGTGGCGATGCAACGGGCCCTGTCAGAACCGCAAACCCTACTTTGGCTATGTGAAGAGGGCTATGAATCGAGCGCCTTCTTCTCAGGATCCATGGTGGGAGGATCATCGGAGGACGTGTGGCGGGACGTACACCAAGATCAAGGAGCCTGAAGGatatggaaaaaaaggaaagaagaatggaaaaaGTGATGGGAAAACCTCAGAGAAGAAACCCTCTGGAACTGGAAAGCCTTCAAGTACAACTACAG GTTCTGGATCTCAGGATATAAGAAACATCATCCCGTTTAGTGGAAAAGGCTTCTCACTAGGAGGGAAGTCCACCACGTCTTCCTCACTGTTTAACAAGCCTCCAGTGCCTGTTGGGAAAACAGCTCCATCCAGCTCCATCTCCTCTCCCAGGAAACCCCTCACCCCTTCATCTCCAGTTAAAGGTCTTAATACTCCTGTTGGCTCAAGCCTGAACAAGCCAACCACAGGAATCTCCAGCACCTTTCCTTCAATTAGACCGGTAGCCTCTGGGGGGCAGAAGCCGCCCATAAAGAGGTCTGTCAGTAACACAAGGGTGTTTGTCAGCGTCAACGGGTCACCGGTGAGACTCCCAAAACCCCACAGCACCCTGAGCAGCAGCCAAGGAGCAGATAGAATCAAACAGAAGTCCATCGAAGGCCTTTTCAACAATACAGGCCTCAGGAAGTCCACGAGTCAATCCTCAACCACAGACACTAAAAGAGATTCACTGACATCACCAAAAGGTACTATGGGTGCTACCTCtacctcttccttcttccctaaaCAATCTAACAACCATTCATCTTCCACCTCCAGCATATCCAAGCCTAGTCCCAACAAATCCAACCATTCCAAATATCCACCCGTCATTCCAAGCAAAGGCAGCCCCGCCAAACCAACACAGTCCAAGTATTTCCACGATTCTACCAGAGACAGTACACCAGGAGCTTCCGGCGGGGGTCAGGTATCGAGGAAGAGGCCGCTGGACGATAGCGGCGGCTCATCCAGCATCTTAAACTTCTtccataaaacattaaacagcGATTCAGATACCTCAAGGGAGTCGGTAAAGATAGAAGCACCTGCAATGCAGCAAAGAACTGCCACCGCtacctcctccccctccacctcctcctcctcctcctcctcttcggtGATGATGGTCAGCTGCCCCGTGTGCCAAGCAAAGGTGCAGGAGTCGAAGATCAACGCACATCTTGATTCCTGCCTCTCCTGA
- the exoc8 gene encoding exocyst complex component 8: MSETGNRLRKLLESPNFDPQNYVKQLSQQSDGDRDLQEHRQKIQTLADETAQNLKKNVYKNYRQFIETAKEISYLESEMYQLSHILTEQKSIMESITQSLLSTDKDETSKEMQAAFPKETEEVKQRTLTSLLEKVEGGKNIMDTPGRHLVYNGDLVEFDVDNMSPIQKVHAFLMNDCLLIATWLPNRRGTVKYKYNALYDLESFAVVNVKDNPPMKDMFKILMFPDSRIFQAENSKVKKEWLEILDETKKSRVTKDRHKKEEEVPTSPVRAEVSTNPFDMEDDEDQAGAEENVDLSLEWIQELPEDLDVCIAQRDFEGAVDLLDKLNEYLKDQPVTQRVKELRSKVDERVRQLTEVLVFELSPDRSLRGGPKATRRAVSQLIRLGQSTKACELFLKNRAAAVQTAIRQLRIEGATLLYIHKLCNIFFTCLLETAKEFEMDFAGNTGCYSAFVVWSRSTMRMFVDAFSKQVFDSKESLSTAAECVKVAKEHCQQLTEIGLDLTFTLQSLLVKDIKAGLLSYKDIIIEATKHRNSEEMWRRMNLMTPEALAKLKDEMRTCGMGSFEQYTGDDCWVNLSYTIVAFTKQMMSFLEEGLKLYFPELHMVLLESLREIILVAVQHVDYSLRCEQDTEKKSFILQNASFLHDTVLPVVERRFEEGVGKPAKQLQDLRKSTRPVRINPESTTSVV; this comes from the exons ATGTCCGAAACGGGTAACCGACTACGGAAGCTTCTCGAATCTCCCAATTTCGACCCTCAAAACTACGTGAAGCAGCTGTCCCAACAATCCGATGGCGACAGAGACCTTCAGGAACACCGTCAGAAAATCCAAACGTTGGCCGATGAGACGGCTCAAAACCTGAAGAAAAATGTCTACAAGAACTACAGACAGTTCATCGAGACGGCTAAAGAGATCTCCTACCTGGAGAGTGAGATGTACCAGCTCAGTCACATCCTGACCGAGCAGAAGAGCATCATGGAGAGCATCACCCAGTCCTTGCTGTCTACTGACAAAGATGAAACCTCCAAGGAAATGCAGGCTGCTTTCCCCAAAGAAACAGAGGAGGTGAAGCAGAGGACGCTGACCTCCCTGCTGGAGAAGGTGGAAGGGGGTAAAAACATCATGGACACCCCTGGGAGGCACTTGGTTTACAATGGAGACCTTGTTGAGTTTGATGTAGACAACATGTCACCCATCCAGAAGGTCCACGCCTTCCTGATGAACGACTGCCTGTTGATCGCCACCTGGCTGCCGAACCGCCGAGGCACggtcaagtacaagtacaacgCCCTGTACGATCTGGAGAGCTTCGCCGTGGTCAATGTGAAAGACAACCCGCCCATGAAGGACATGTTCAAGATCCTCATGTTCCCCGACAGCCGCATCTTCCAGGCCGAGAACAGCAAAGTCAAGAAGGAGTGGTTGGAGATTTTAGACGAAACCAAGAAGAGCAGAGTCACCAAGGACAGGCacaagaaagaggaggaggtccCCACTTCTCCGGTCAGGGCCGAGGTGTCCACCAACCCCTTCGACATGGAGGATGATGAGGACCAGGCAGGCGCTGAAGAGAACGTGGATCTCAGCCTTGAGTGGATCCAGGAGCTTCCCGAAGATCTGGACGTGTGCATCGCTCAGAGAGACTTTGAGGGCGCAGTGGACCTGCTGGACAAGCTCAACGAGTATCTCAAAGACCAGCCGGTCACTCAAAGGGTGAAAGAGCTGAGGTCCAAGGTGGATGAGCGTGTACGGCAGCTGACAGAGGTCCTTGTCTTCGAGTTATCTCCAGATCGGTCACTTCGTGGTGGACCGAAAGCGACCAGGAGAGCCGTGTCCCAGCTGATCAGACTAG GCCAGTCCACCAAGGCCTGCGAGCTGTTTCTGAAGAACCGTGCCGCTGCAGTCCAGACGGCCATACGCCAGCTCCGCATCGAAGGGGCCACGCTGCTCTACATCCACAAACTCTGCAACATCTTCTTCACCTGCCTGCTGGAGACGGCCAAGGAGTTTGAGATGGACTTTGCAGGGAACACGGGCTGCTACTCCGCCTTCGTTGTCTGGTCCAGATCAACCATGAGGATGTTTGTGGATGCCTTCAGCAAGCAG GTGTTTGACAGTAAAGAGAGCCTGTCCACGGCGGCGGAGTGCGTCAAAGTGGCGAAGGAACACTGCCAGCAGCTGACGGAGATTGGCCTGGACCTGACCTTCACCCTACAGTccctgctggtcaaagacatCAAGGCAGGACTGCTGAGCTACAAGGACATCATCATCGAAGCCACCAAGCACCGGAACTCAGAGGagatgtggaggaggatgaaCCTCATGACCCCCGAGGCTCTGGCTAAACTCAAG GACGAGATGCGTACCTGTGGCATGGGCAGCTTCGAGCAGTACACCGGCGACGACTGCTGGGTGAACCTGAGCTACACCATCGTGGCCTTCACCAAGCAGATGATGAGCTTCTTGGAGGAAGGCCTGAAGCTCTACTTCCCCGAGCTGCACATGGTGCTGCTGGAGAGCCTGAGGGAGATCATCCTGGTGGCCGTGCAGCATGTGGACTACAGCCTCCGCTGCGAGCAGGACACCGAGAAGAAATCCTTCATCTTGCAGAATGCGTCCTTCCTCCACGACACCGTGCTGCCCGTGGTGGAGCGCAGGTTCGAGGAGGGCGTGGGGAAGCCGGCCAAACAGCTGCAGGACCTGAGGAAAAGCACCAGGCCGGTCCGGATCAACCCAGAAAGCACCACTTCTGTGGTCTGA
- the fam89a gene encoding sprT-like domain-containing protein Spartan, producing the protein MNGKSANGTAGGMACIEGLPPLPKSLSGLLNSSGGSWREMERMYVKKTMIQDDLSRGRNNADNLLANKPANLDAALALLRKEMVGLRQQDMSLLCQLWSLHESIQEYKGSCQDLSAASSLSMMENGYFDEDDEFYPEPGATPTGEQPDGEVGDGTAAMAGAKNGSGKDDSWDSFHVTI; encoded by the exons ATGAACGGTAAGTCAGCGAACGGCACGGCGGGAGGAATGGCCTGTATCGAGGGTCTACCCCCGCTGCCGAAGAGCCTGAGCGGCTTGCTGAACTCCAGCGGCGGCTCCTGGAGAGAAATGGAGAGGATGTATGTAAAGAAAACCATGATCCAGGACGACCTGAGCAGAGGCAGGAACAACGCCGACAACCTCCTGGCAAACAAGCCGGCCAACCTCGACGCTGCTTTGGCTCTTCTACGGAAAGAGATG GTGGGTTTGCGTCAGCAGGACATGTCCCTGCTGTGCCAGCTTTGGTCGCTCCACGAGTCCATCCAGGAGTACAAGGGCAGCTGCCAGGACCTGAGCGCAGCCTCCAGCCTCAGCATGATGGAGAACGGCTACTTTGACGAGGATGACGAGTTTTACCCCGAGCCGGGCGCCACTCCCACCGGGGAACAGCCAGACGGGGAAGTTGGAGACGGGACGGCAGCAATGGCAGGAGCCAAGAACGGGAGCGGCAAGGACGACAGCTGGGACTCCTTTCACGTCACCATCTGA